One segment of Leptospirillum ferrooxidans C2-3 DNA contains the following:
- a CDS encoding transketolase C-terminal domain-containing protein, which yields MSEGAGVEVKPTSAGAGVVKESETSEAAKQKVVTPEYMFFEAPRERAFITGSEAAKEAIRRANVDVAISYPITPQSETMQQVGALWAEGYVKEYYRGEEEIGVMSAIAGSSRAGARSLTATAGPGLMRGMEVVASWPGGRMPIVLLIMCRVINAPLSIQPDNAELAYLINTGNIVFHAENQQDFFDYTLKAFIISERPEVTLPVAVAVDGFFVTHARGYVMMPSKDIKLPPRDPYHEAVPVMDNENPPARLSRDAPIQKSNFISYHVHASWQQEVWAAVERSRKYIDLYMGGLVEIVNPDADTIVIASGSAVSQSREAVRQAEEDLGERIGLIKIRSLRPFPTKELRDACKNAKRIIVPEFNCVGWLYRDVAAALYGYSKAEIIPGPRVFGGISLPTEMILQYIFPDKKFVF from the coding sequence ATGTCAGAAGGTGCTGGGGTAGAGGTTAAACCGACGTCTGCCGGTGCTGGGGTAGTCAAGGAATCTGAAACATCCGAGGCTGCCAAGCAAAAAGTCGTTACCCCCGAATATATGTTTTTTGAAGCTCCCCGGGAACGTGCTTTTATCACCGGTTCGGAAGCTGCAAAGGAAGCAATCCGTCGTGCAAATGTGGATGTGGCCATTTCTTATCCGATCACTCCCCAGAGCGAGACCATGCAGCAGGTCGGTGCTCTTTGGGCAGAAGGTTATGTAAAGGAATACTACCGTGGAGAAGAGGAAATCGGCGTTATGTCAGCGATTGCCGGTTCTTCCCGGGCGGGTGCGAGATCTTTGACGGCAACGGCAGGACCTGGCCTCATGCGTGGCATGGAAGTTGTTGCTTCCTGGCCCGGAGGCAGGATGCCCATTGTCCTCCTGATCATGTGCAGGGTTATCAATGCTCCCCTTTCCATCCAGCCGGACAATGCTGAATTGGCCTATCTCATCAATACCGGAAATATCGTTTTTCATGCAGAAAATCAGCAAGATTTCTTTGATTATACGTTGAAGGCCTTTATCATATCCGAACGGCCTGAAGTTACACTCCCTGTAGCAGTGGCGGTTGATGGTTTTTTTGTGACCCATGCCCGCGGATATGTAATGATGCCATCAAAGGATATCAAACTTCCCCCAAGGGATCCCTACCATGAAGCCGTTCCGGTGATGGACAATGAGAATCCCCCTGCCCGTCTTTCCAGGGATGCGCCGATCCAGAAATCCAACTTCATCAGCTATCATGTGCATGCCTCCTGGCAACAGGAAGTCTGGGCAGCTGTTGAGCGATCAAGAAAGTACATCGACTTGTACATGGGTGGTCTGGTCGAGATCGTCAATCCTGATGCGGACACGATCGTCATTGCATCGGGGAGCGCTGTTTCCCAGTCGAGGGAAGCGGTCCGTCAGGCGGAGGAAGACTTGGGAGAACGTATCGGCTTGATCAAGATCCGTTCCTTGAGGCCATTTCCGACAAAAGAGCTCAGGGATGCCTGCAAGAACGCAAAAAGAATTATTGTTCCGGAATTCAATTGTGTCGGTTGGCTTTACCGGGATGTTGCCGCAGCCCTTTACGGATATTCAAAGGCAGAGATCATTCCTGGTCCCCGGGTTTTCGGAGGAATCTCCCTTCCGACAGAGATGATTCTCCAGTACATCTTCCCGGACAAGAAGTTCGTGTTTTAA
- a CDS encoding peptidylprolyl isomerase encodes MTFLHKKRPSLTGITLKNVLVATLVAGIAISAGCNRAPQKGVVATVGNASITSAQLSAKLFSLGVQPPVNPNTVSDVLNHMVDQKLLTQEAKDEGLASDPTIKSEIARAEDRILKKALLKKEVEDKLTVTDADISDYYQKHEKEIRQPGYVEARQVVFPTQKDADHFKNSLDRKGGFKKAIKTFKGGPLGRIFEGTLPPKFMPFFFGVKEGAVTGPIVLKDGVHYFRIDHFVAGHQLSLAESKEGIRRLLKREKRTDLTQALTNKLRAKTKININQPELAALVAQSQNLPGNTATPGQAPKGH; translated from the coding sequence TTGACCTTTCTTCATAAAAAACGCCCATCTTTGACAGGGATCACCCTGAAAAACGTTCTCGTTGCCACTCTTGTCGCGGGAATCGCCATCAGCGCCGGATGCAACAGGGCTCCTCAAAAGGGTGTCGTCGCAACCGTGGGAAATGCATCGATTACATCGGCCCAGCTTTCCGCAAAGCTTTTTTCACTGGGCGTTCAGCCTCCCGTCAACCCGAATACGGTCTCCGATGTCCTGAACCATATGGTCGACCAAAAGCTCTTGACGCAGGAAGCCAAGGATGAAGGTCTTGCATCTGACCCCACGATCAAGTCCGAGATCGCCAGAGCTGAAGACCGGATCCTGAAAAAAGCCCTTCTGAAAAAGGAAGTCGAAGACAAGCTCACCGTCACAGATGCCGACATTTCAGACTACTATCAGAAACATGAAAAGGAAATTCGCCAGCCAGGCTATGTTGAAGCCAGACAGGTCGTCTTTCCGACTCAAAAAGATGCCGATCACTTCAAGAACAGCCTCGACCGAAAAGGAGGCTTTAAAAAAGCCATCAAAACCTTCAAGGGCGGTCCTCTTGGCCGAATTTTCGAAGGCACCCTTCCCCCCAAGTTCATGCCTTTCTTCTTTGGCGTGAAGGAGGGAGCCGTTACCGGGCCGATTGTTCTCAAAGATGGCGTCCACTATTTCCGGATCGACCACTTTGTCGCCGGACACCAATTGTCTCTGGCCGAATCCAAGGAAGGGATCAGAAGACTTCTCAAACGTGAAAAGCGCACCGATCTGACCCAGGCGTTGACAAACAAGCTCAGGGCCAAGACGAAGATCAATATCAACCAGCCGGAACTTGCCGCGCTTGTCGCCCAGAGCCAGAACCTTCCGGGTAACACGGCGACTCCCGGACAAGCACCAAAGGGCCATTGA
- a CDS encoding thiamine pyrophosphate-dependent enzyme: protein MSMDNLKISPALEKYMTKEYRDLVERGPYGKQKKVSEMGTFKEIIEEHPMCAGCAMTLFIRLTMIGLPNPEHTILVGTAGCGRLALSQTSIPFIYGNYGDTNAVASGLKRGLEMRFPDQSKDVVVMAGDGGLADIGFSTVLHSWFRKEKFTTIMLDNEVYGNTGGQESGMTERGAILKMAPKGKKYEKMDMLGLAKTANVPYIVRMTVTNPTRVASVVRKAVLIAREIGPTFIQAYTSCNIEYAIPTPKVIDDAKSLEAERYGFQEFISDEAKAFLESIEPKKTKATKSAE from the coding sequence ATGAGCATGGATAATCTGAAAATCTCGCCAGCCCTCGAAAAATATATGACAAAGGAATATCGGGATCTGGTTGAGCGCGGACCCTACGGAAAACAGAAAAAAGTATCCGAGATGGGGACATTCAAGGAAATCATCGAAGAGCACCCGATGTGTGCAGGATGTGCAATGACCCTTTTCATCCGTTTGACGATGATTGGTCTTCCAAACCCGGAACATACCATCCTTGTTGGAACAGCCGGATGCGGACGTCTTGCCCTTTCCCAAACCTCTATTCCCTTTATCTATGGTAACTATGGAGATACAAACGCAGTGGCTTCCGGTCTGAAGCGCGGTTTGGAAATGAGATTCCCAGACCAGTCCAAGGATGTGGTTGTCATGGCAGGTGACGGTGGATTGGCCGATATCGGTTTTTCGACTGTATTGCATTCCTGGTTCCGTAAGGAAAAATTCACCACGATCATGCTGGACAATGAGGTATACGGAAACACGGGTGGTCAGGAGTCTGGTATGACCGAGCGTGGCGCAATCCTCAAAATGGCCCCAAAGGGTAAAAAGTATGAAAAAATGGACATGCTCGGACTGGCAAAGACTGCCAATGTTCCTTACATTGTCAGAATGACCGTCACCAATCCGACAAGAGTTGCGTCTGTTGTCAGAAAAGCTGTTCTCATTGCCAGGGAAATCGGTCCGACCTTCATCCAGGCCTACACTTCCTGCAATATTGAATACGCGATTCCGACACCCAAAGTGATTGATGATGCCAAGTCCCTTGAAGCCGAGCGTTATGGGTTCCAGGAATTCATTTCCGATGAAGCCAAGGCGTTTCTTGAATCCATCGAGCCAAAGAAAACCAAGGCAACCAAATCAGCTGAATAA
- a CDS encoding J domain-containing protein: MKDYYRERAALRRRLEEMVSESRKGMEFALERMFLIQPESYILFDERYSELLRLFGCLLRELDEVNSWGALLQIQRRAGFLEERFEDVDCVLWNRPRKSRSRISWSRFFGHATGSGGGDSGNSSGSDPGLSHSEACLVLGVEVTATLTEVRNRFRNLVKRLHPDVRQGDRSSEAEMRKVIEAYNVLKSILGEESRGGA; this comes from the coding sequence GTGAAGGATTATTACCGGGAACGTGCCGCTCTCAGGCGGCGGCTTGAAGAAATGGTATCGGAAAGCCGGAAGGGGATGGAGTTCGCCCTTGAGCGCATGTTTCTGATCCAGCCCGAGTCATACATATTGTTCGATGAGCGCTATTCTGAACTCCTGCGTCTTTTTGGTTGTCTTTTAAGAGAGCTTGATGAGGTGAACTCATGGGGGGCTCTTCTTCAGATTCAAAGGAGAGCGGGATTTCTGGAAGAGCGTTTTGAAGATGTGGACTGTGTCTTGTGGAACCGGCCCAGAAAATCCAGATCAAGGATTTCCTGGAGCCGGTTCTTTGGTCATGCGACTGGGTCCGGAGGGGGAGATTCGGGAAATTCCTCCGGCTCTGATCCGGGGCTCAGCCACTCTGAGGCATGCTTGGTGCTTGGCGTTGAAGTCACGGCGACATTGACTGAGGTGAGAAATCGTTTCCGAAATCTGGTGAAGAGGCTTCATCCGGATGTGAGACAAGGAGACAGAAGTTCTGAGGCCGAGATGAGAAAAGTCATTGAAGCTTATAATGTTTTGAAAAGCATTCTTGGAGAAGAATCGCGTGGTGGCGCCTGA
- the mfd gene encoding transcription-repair coupling factor gives MKRFFPSLSHRIKQLLPPALTRGDEISLAGIPPEASFLLPGLILDQIPDRTLWILTANMERARSLYNDINSFNALFPEAPDGLLLPEEEILPYEEESPPDLLRAERISVLSELSRRPVSFVVSTFPAIARKTLPKRLLSGGLSEITLGTLVDRQELIQSLVALGFFRVPQVTAPGEFSVRGAILDLYTPSRPEPVRLEFTDDELTSMRGFDPNTQRSMGSIEKLDLAPSHEWLPPINRSHFSEELKDFLSVHQATPLAPGIERYIGQFYDDITSPLDYTPDPVLFIEDPHALEIRINDWQERIRDAYESIPAEERALLPPPEKAFIPFGAREKTPFSFGSDHPRILLSVFRDDPDAPDLFSPPEKLIDRNESWILRLRELSSRMRVITFFGSRGQRDRFQEILENQAIPFTPLSELQEENPPPEGSIQTILGDIGEGIYIAPDNTLLVSDTFLFRKKYDRTRETRFRTAAAAFRRDQIRLAEGEPVVHLQQGIGIYRGLREIEVGNIPGEFLIVEYRDGDKLYVPVDQVDLLKPWRGPEGSPPKLDRLGGHSWQKTRSRVRKEIEKISQELVDLYAKRKALPGFPFSQDSVMISEFENAFPHDLTPDQEEATRDIREDMESPTPMDRLVLGEVGFGKTEVAMRAAFKAVADGKQVAVLVPTTLLCLQHFETFKERFSGFPVRVEQISRILTAKEQRLLRQDLSEGKIDIMIGTSALLGAQNIFRDLGLLIIDEEQRFGVGHKEKLKNKYPTVDVLTLSATPIPRTLQMSLSGLRGISFIMTPPPGRKPIKTAILPFDRHRIREAIDRELARDGQVFFIHNRVSSISRMAHYISSLFPGVPVGVAHGQMDSQLMETIMDRFISGHYRILVSTAIVESGLDIPQANTIIINRSDLFGIAELYQLRGRVGRSGTQAYCYFLVAGEGGLTELAKKRLKTLQDNTELGSGYQIAMRDLEIRGAGSLLGHQQTGHISMVGLDLYMEMVEEAIQTRVEPVAIPVVRETPRIDLGREARLPEDYVVHPGLRIDFYRRLAHSFKDLEIDQIESELRDRFGPLPRSARALILGAKIRVMTTRMGISEVRLKDREIFLKPSAEKALSPRNAGKIAQAFPDRITFHRDGSFTLSGPASGFPDDLARLEELLS, from the coding sequence TTGAAAAGATTTTTTCCAAGCCTGAGTCACCGCATCAAACAGCTTCTTCCTCCCGCTTTGACCCGGGGAGATGAAATCTCCCTTGCCGGAATTCCCCCCGAGGCCTCCTTTCTGCTCCCGGGTCTTATTCTCGATCAGATCCCCGACAGAACGCTCTGGATTCTGACGGCCAACATGGAACGGGCGCGATCCCTCTACAATGACATCAACAGCTTCAATGCCCTTTTTCCGGAAGCCCCGGATGGGCTTCTTCTCCCCGAAGAAGAGATTCTTCCTTATGAGGAAGAGAGCCCTCCCGACCTTCTGAGAGCCGAAAGAATCTCGGTATTATCCGAGCTCTCAAGACGACCGGTCTCCTTCGTCGTTTCAACCTTTCCTGCCATCGCCAGAAAAACGTTACCCAAAAGACTTCTGTCAGGGGGACTTTCCGAAATCACCCTGGGAACACTTGTTGACCGGCAGGAACTCATCCAATCCCTGGTCGCCCTCGGATTTTTCAGGGTTCCACAGGTCACTGCCCCGGGAGAGTTTTCGGTGAGAGGTGCCATCCTTGATCTTTATACACCTTCAAGGCCTGAACCGGTCAGACTCGAATTTACGGACGATGAGCTGACCTCCATGAGAGGATTTGATCCCAATACCCAACGATCCATGGGGTCCATCGAAAAACTGGATCTTGCTCCTAGCCATGAATGGCTGCCGCCCATAAACCGAAGCCATTTTTCTGAAGAACTGAAGGACTTCCTTTCAGTCCACCAGGCCACCCCGCTGGCCCCCGGAATCGAGCGGTACATCGGACAGTTCTACGACGATATCACCAGCCCGCTGGACTACACCCCCGATCCTGTACTCTTCATCGAAGATCCCCATGCCCTCGAAATCCGGATCAATGACTGGCAGGAGAGGATTCGCGATGCATACGAATCCATTCCGGCGGAAGAGCGGGCATTGCTCCCTCCGCCTGAAAAGGCCTTCATTCCATTCGGAGCCAGAGAAAAAACCCCTTTTTCCTTTGGCTCCGACCATCCAAGGATCCTCTTGTCTGTCTTCCGCGATGACCCCGATGCGCCCGATCTCTTTTCTCCTCCGGAAAAACTGATCGACAGGAATGAATCATGGATCTTGAGGCTCCGGGAACTCTCCTCCCGGATGAGGGTCATCACCTTTTTTGGCAGCCGTGGGCAACGGGATCGCTTCCAGGAAATCCTTGAAAACCAGGCCATTCCTTTTACGCCCCTTTCAGAGCTCCAGGAAGAGAATCCTCCTCCGGAAGGATCGATCCAAACGATCCTCGGAGATATCGGAGAAGGAATCTACATCGCGCCAGATAACACTCTTCTGGTTTCCGACACCTTCCTGTTCCGAAAAAAATATGACCGCACCAGAGAAACTCGCTTCCGGACAGCTGCGGCGGCCTTCCGGAGGGACCAGATCAGACTTGCCGAAGGGGAACCGGTTGTCCATCTACAGCAGGGGATTGGTATCTATCGGGGGCTTAGAGAAATCGAAGTGGGGAACATTCCCGGCGAATTCCTGATTGTCGAATACCGTGACGGAGACAAGCTCTATGTTCCGGTCGACCAGGTCGATCTTCTGAAACCCTGGAGGGGACCAGAAGGATCTCCCCCCAAACTCGACCGTCTTGGTGGCCATTCCTGGCAAAAAACCCGATCGAGGGTACGGAAGGAAATCGAGAAAATCTCCCAGGAACTGGTCGATCTCTATGCCAAAAGGAAAGCACTTCCGGGATTTCCCTTCTCCCAGGATTCGGTCATGATCTCAGAATTTGAAAATGCTTTTCCCCATGACCTGACCCCAGACCAGGAAGAAGCCACCCGGGATATCCGCGAAGACATGGAATCCCCCACTCCTATGGACCGGCTGGTTCTTGGAGAGGTGGGGTTTGGAAAAACCGAAGTCGCCATGAGAGCGGCCTTCAAGGCCGTCGCCGATGGGAAACAGGTTGCGGTGCTGGTTCCGACGACCCTTCTTTGCCTTCAGCATTTTGAAACATTCAAGGAACGCTTTTCCGGATTTCCAGTGAGGGTCGAACAGATTTCCAGGATCCTGACTGCCAAGGAACAAAGACTCCTCCGGCAGGATCTTTCGGAGGGGAAGATCGACATTATGATCGGAACATCCGCCCTCCTGGGCGCCCAGAACATCTTCCGGGACCTGGGACTCCTGATCATTGACGAAGAGCAAAGATTCGGTGTCGGACACAAGGAAAAACTCAAAAACAAATACCCGACTGTCGATGTCCTGACTCTGTCGGCGACACCGATTCCCCGAACACTGCAGATGTCCCTTTCGGGTCTTCGAGGAATCAGCTTCATCATGACCCCTCCTCCCGGTCGAAAGCCGATCAAGACCGCCATTCTGCCATTCGACCGCCATCGTATCAGGGAAGCCATCGACCGGGAACTTGCACGGGATGGTCAAGTCTTTTTTATCCACAACCGCGTCAGCTCGATCTCCCGCATGGCTCACTATATTTCAAGCCTCTTTCCGGGGGTTCCGGTCGGAGTCGCCCATGGGCAGATGGATAGCCAGCTCATGGAGACCATCATGGACCGATTTATCTCGGGTCATTATCGTATCCTCGTCTCAACGGCGATCGTGGAGTCCGGTCTCGACATTCCCCAGGCCAACACCATCATCATCAACCGCTCGGACCTTTTTGGAATCGCGGAACTCTATCAGCTCCGGGGAAGGGTCGGACGATCCGGAACGCAGGCCTATTGTTACTTCCTTGTCGCCGGAGAAGGCGGTCTGACCGAGCTTGCAAAAAAACGGCTGAAAACGCTTCAGGACAACACAGAGCTGGGATCCGGTTACCAGATCGCCATGAGAGATCTGGAAATTCGCGGAGCAGGAAGCCTTCTCGGCCATCAGCAAACCGGACATATCTCCATGGTGGGACTTGACCTCTACATGGAGATGGTCGAGGAAGCCATTCAAACCCGGGTTGAGCCTGTCGCGATTCCCGTTGTCCGGGAAACACCCAGAATCGATCTTGGAAGAGAAGCCCGTCTCCCGGAAGATTATGTCGTTCACCCCGGATTGCGAATTGACTTTTACAGGCGTCTGGCACATTCTTTCAAGGATTTGGAGATCGATCAGATCGAATCGGAGCTCAGGGACCGCTTTGGGCCCTTGCCAAGATCGGCCAGGGCATTGATCCTTGGGGCAAAAATCCGGGTCATGACCACCCGAATGGGAATCTCGGAAGTTCGTCTCAAAGACAGGGAAATCTTTCTCAAGCCTTCAGCAGAAAAAGCTCTCTCCCCCCGTAATGCGGGAAAGATCGCCCAGGCGTTCCCCGACCGGATCACCTTTCACCGGGACGGATCCTTTACACTTTCGGGACCGGCTTCCGGATTTCCGGATGATCTGGCCAGACTTGAAGAACTTCTTTCGTAA
- the rfaE2 gene encoding D-glycero-beta-D-manno-heptose 1-phosphate adenylyltransferase, whose protein sequence is MPDPNRTIPSSYSSAGKIHTLQTLLPALEKQRQAGHDIVFTNGCFDLLHAGHVEVLEEARSLGDFLVVAMNTDASVSRIKGPLRPIVPENRRTRVMAAIGAVDAVILFDEPTPLELIMAIKPDVLVKGGDWEISSIVGAPFVLERGGEVLSIPLVPDSSTTGLVEMIIKKYGQCP, encoded by the coding sequence TTGCCTGATCCCAACAGGACCATCCCTTCTTCATATTCTTCAGCAGGGAAGATCCACACTCTCCAGACACTCCTTCCGGCGCTTGAAAAACAGCGCCAGGCCGGACATGACATCGTCTTTACCAACGGATGCTTCGACCTTCTTCATGCCGGACATGTAGAGGTTCTTGAAGAAGCCCGAAGCCTTGGGGATTTCCTTGTTGTTGCAATGAACACCGACGCTTCTGTTTCCCGTATCAAGGGACCCCTTCGCCCCATTGTCCCGGAAAACAGGAGAACTCGCGTCATGGCGGCCATTGGAGCCGTTGATGCCGTTATCCTCTTCGATGAGCCAACACCATTGGAGCTCATCATGGCAATAAAACCTGATGTTCTTGTCAAAGGAGGAGACTGGGAGATCTCAAGCATTGTCGGAGCCCCTTTTGTGCTGGAGCGCGGAGGAGAGGTTCTCTCCATTCCACTCGTTCCGGACTCCTCAACCACAGGTCTTGTGGAGATGATCATCAAAAAATATGGACAATGCCCATAG
- the hemL gene encoding glutamate-1-semialdehyde 2,1-aminomutase gives MTHSEEFYNRAKTIFPGGVSSPVRAFGAVGGVPPFIRSAKGCLLTDVDGNEYIDYVLSYGPHILGHGDPDVLDRLHAAIDRGISFGAPSEEELQLGEIIVSALPSVDRLRFVNSGTEATMSAIRLARGVTGRSKILKFEGAYHGHADSLLVKAGSGGATFGVPSSAGVPPEIARETLTLPYNDTEALKTLFSSEGDKIACAIIEPVSGNMGVVLPDDEFLRELRRLTEKYGALLIADEIMTGFRQTYGGAQILFSMEPDITTLGKIIGGGLPVGAYGASAKIMSQISPEGPVYQAGTLSGNSASMAAGLATIQKLKTPALYSQLEEQGRKLSQGLKEIISRLSLPATVNRMGSMMTVFFTPDPVTDWTSAARSDTALFRVFFHESLKQGVYLPPSQFEAFFLSTRHDDEVIRISIEKMSRALIACRNWIDQGRPEYNP, from the coding sequence TTGACGCATTCAGAGGAGTTTTACAACCGGGCAAAAACGATTTTTCCCGGAGGGGTCAGCAGCCCTGTCCGGGCTTTTGGAGCGGTCGGGGGGGTACCTCCCTTTATCAGGAGTGCAAAAGGATGTCTTCTGACAGATGTTGACGGAAATGAATATATAGATTACGTCCTTTCTTATGGTCCACATATTTTGGGACACGGCGATCCGGACGTTCTGGACCGCTTGCATGCGGCCATCGACCGGGGGATCAGTTTTGGAGCACCATCCGAAGAGGAACTCCAACTCGGAGAAATCATCGTTTCGGCCCTTCCATCGGTGGATCGATTGAGATTTGTCAATTCCGGAACGGAAGCCACAATGAGTGCAATCCGGTTGGCCAGGGGTGTGACAGGAAGATCGAAGATCCTCAAATTCGAAGGAGCCTATCATGGCCATGCCGACTCCCTCCTGGTCAAGGCCGGATCGGGAGGCGCCACATTCGGGGTTCCCTCATCTGCCGGAGTTCCTCCTGAAATTGCCCGAGAAACACTGACACTTCCCTATAACGATACCGAAGCCCTCAAAACCCTTTTCTCCTCCGAAGGGGACAAGATTGCCTGCGCCATTATTGAGCCCGTCAGCGGCAATATGGGTGTTGTCCTTCCCGACGATGAATTCCTCAGGGAACTCCGGCGTCTGACCGAAAAATACGGGGCACTTCTGATCGCCGATGAAATCATGACCGGTTTTCGTCAGACCTATGGGGGCGCGCAAATTCTTTTTTCCATGGAGCCCGATATCACAACTCTTGGAAAAATCATCGGAGGCGGACTTCCCGTAGGCGCATACGGCGCCTCTGCCAAAATCATGTCCCAGATTTCCCCTGAAGGCCCTGTCTATCAGGCCGGCACCCTCTCTGGAAACTCGGCATCGATGGCCGCCGGTCTCGCAACCATCCAGAAACTCAAGACACCGGCCCTTTATTCCCAACTTGAAGAACAGGGAAGGAAACTCTCCCAGGGGCTGAAGGAAATCATCTCTCGCCTCTCCCTCCCCGCAACGGTCAATCGCATGGGATCAATGATGACCGTTTTTTTCACTCCGGACCCCGTTACCGACTGGACATCCGCTGCACGTTCGGATACAGCCCTGTTCCGGGTCTTTTTTCATGAATCCCTGAAGCAGGGAGTTTATCTTCCCCCTTCACAGTTTGAAGCGTTTTTCCTGTCCACCCGACATGACGATGAAGTCATCCGGATCTCGATCGAAAAAATGTCCAGAGCCCTCATCGCCTGCCGCAACTGGATCGATCAGGGACGGCCCGAATACAACCCATAG
- a CDS encoding peptidylprolyl isomerase, with amino-acid sequence MITRIRLSGILAGFLILTSCHFKGPTDEIVGSIGKEIVTVSDLQHEAAFIGISDLTKGDPALWSESVRKTVLGETIRDQLFLDFIRDRRISLPPDDLEQLPEDKTMRELEKKRLLIREAIKRIAPRQIISDQEIRLYYHNHINSFSFPEQALVRHIVTSDRNEGIAIQKALDAGASFSALAKAKSLGMEASAGGLMAPYGKGEMPQPFDKVFDLSPGEVTDLLPSTYGYHLFKLVRLIPENVKPLSQVREKIRAILIARNRRRLLQFWLSEQELQKPWKPTRHYRKIFPVDLE; translated from the coding sequence TTGATCACCCGAATACGGCTATCCGGGATTCTGGCAGGATTTCTGATCCTGACCTCCTGCCATTTCAAGGGGCCCACGGACGAAATCGTGGGCTCCATCGGAAAAGAAATTGTCACTGTTTCAGATCTTCAGCATGAGGCTGCATTTATCGGCATTTCAGACCTGACCAAAGGGGATCCTGCCCTATGGTCAGAATCTGTTCGTAAAACGGTTCTCGGGGAAACCATCCGGGACCAGCTCTTTCTCGATTTCATCCGGGACCGGCGTATTTCCTTGCCTCCCGACGATCTTGAACAGCTCCCCGAAGACAAGACCATGCGTGAACTCGAAAAAAAAAGGCTCCTGATCCGGGAGGCCATAAAGCGCATCGCTCCCCGACAGATCATCTCCGATCAGGAAATCAGGCTTTATTATCACAATCATATCAATAGCTTCTCTTTCCCTGAGCAAGCTCTTGTCCGTCATATCGTCACATCCGACCGCAATGAGGGGATCGCAATTCAAAAGGCACTCGACGCTGGAGCATCCTTCTCCGCTCTCGCCAAGGCAAAATCCCTGGGAATGGAGGCATCGGCCGGTGGCCTGATGGCCCCTTATGGCAAGGGAGAGATGCCTCAGCCTTTTGACAAGGTCTTTGATCTCTCACCGGGAGAAGTGACGGATCTCCTTCCATCCACCTATGGGTACCATCTTTTCAAACTGGTCAGACTGATTCCCGAAAACGTCAAGCCCCTGTCCCAAGTCAGGGAAAAGATCCGGGCCATCCTTATCGCCAGGAATCGCCGCCGGCTCCTTCAATTCTGGCTCTCCGAGCAGGAGCTCCAGAAACCCTGGAAACCCACACGTCACTACAGGAAGATTTTTCCAGTCGATCTGGAATAG
- the gmhA gene encoding D-sedoheptulose 7-phosphate isomerase, with protein MSQPLDETRISKMRLIFQESLSVKEAFMKDSLPQLAKVVDMIVSCYRQGGKVLLFGNGGSSSDACHIAGELVSRFYKDRKGLPAIALGTNMATLTSISNDYSYEDIFSREVEAHGQKGDIAIGISTSGNSKNVLKAMEKARQMGLKTIALTGGTGGKLKDNADLSIVVPSKMTPRIQETHITLGHAVCELVEEELFA; from the coding sequence TTGAGCCAGCCACTCGACGAAACCCGCATCTCCAAAATGAGACTCATCTTTCAGGAAAGTCTTTCCGTCAAGGAGGCATTCATGAAGGATTCCCTTCCACAGCTTGCTAAGGTCGTTGACATGATCGTTTCCTGCTATCGTCAGGGAGGAAAGGTACTCCTTTTCGGAAACGGTGGGAGCTCATCGGATGCCTGCCATATCGCAGGAGAGCTTGTCAGCCGCTTCTACAAGGACAGGAAAGGTCTACCTGCCATTGCCCTCGGAACAAACATGGCCACACTCACCAGCATCTCCAATGACTACTCGTATGAAGACATCTTTTCCAGAGAGGTCGAAGCCCATGGTCAAAAAGGGGATATCGCCATCGGTATCAGTACAAGCGGAAATTCGAAAAATGTCCTGAAAGCCATGGAAAAAGCGCGCCAAATGGGCTTGAAGACCATCGCACTCACCGGTGGCACCGGAGGAAAGCTTAAAGACAATGCCGACCTTTCCATCGTCGTCCCTTCAAAAATGACGCCGCGCATTCAGGAAACTCACATTACACTCGGACATGCCGTCTGCGAACTGGTGGAGGAAGAGCTCTTTGCCTGA